A region of Acidobacteriota bacterium DNA encodes the following proteins:
- the ipdC gene encoding indolepyruvate/phenylpyruvate decarboxylase yields MSPSKSSPAGRRVRKPLRSPTLARFILDQLAEIGVDTVFGIPGDFILRLCEVIEDDPKIALRTMSHEPAVGFAACGAARGQQSIGVACVTYGAGALNMVNPVAAAYAEKTPVLVLTGGPGEDERSRGILVHHQVKTFESQLKVFREVTHYQAVLNDPETAADQVRYALDACLKFSLPVYLEVPRDMVDRKIRVGEARRLTVPTSAGAVAEAAEETVRKLSVAERPVLVVGVEVHRFGLTDRVVSLAERLGIPVVSSFMGRGTFPDDHPRFAGVYLGPASMPGVRELVEESDAVLLLGALLSDTNMGVRLSAIDPRRMVCAVSRRVDIGYHGYQDVPLEDLVDALLDSPDLPPPPARPAEFHKATVETAVGAASREPIRVADMISEINRFFAERGSMPLVTDTGDCLFCAHQIDTQIVLSSAYYATMGFGVPAALGFEAVTGERPLILVGDGGFQMTGMELIHALAWDLKPIVVLMNNNSWEMLQSFLPAGYNHLTDWRYADLASLWGAASWRVRTPADLRRALRAANGEERTSLIEVVLEKGDISETLSVFTRSVGTTPPPKD; encoded by the coding sequence ATGAGCCCTTCCAAGTCTTCTCCGGCCGGCCGCCGAGTCCGCAAGCCCCTGCGCAGCCCAACGCTGGCGCGCTTCATCCTCGATCAGCTCGCGGAGATCGGCGTCGATACGGTGTTCGGCATCCCCGGAGACTTCATTTTGCGCCTCTGTGAGGTGATCGAGGACGATCCGAAGATCGCCCTGCGCACCATGTCCCATGAGCCGGCGGTGGGTTTCGCCGCCTGCGGCGCGGCGCGCGGCCAGCAGTCCATCGGCGTGGCCTGCGTCACCTATGGCGCCGGCGCCCTAAACATGGTCAACCCGGTGGCGGCGGCCTATGCGGAGAAGACGCCGGTGCTGGTGCTCACCGGTGGTCCGGGCGAGGACGAACGCTCGCGCGGCATTCTGGTGCATCACCAGGTCAAGACCTTCGAGTCGCAGCTCAAGGTGTTCCGGGAGGTGACGCACTACCAAGCGGTCTTGAACGATCCGGAGACGGCGGCGGACCAGGTGCGCTATGCCCTCGATGCCTGCCTCAAGTTCTCGCTGCCGGTGTACCTGGAGGTGCCGCGGGACATGGTGGACCGCAAGATTCGGGTGGGGGAGGCCCGGCGCCTGACGGTGCCGACCTCTGCCGGCGCCGTTGCCGAGGCGGCAGAGGAGACTGTGCGCAAGCTCTCGGTGGCGGAGCGGCCGGTGCTGGTGGTGGGGGTGGAGGTGCACCGCTTCGGTCTGACGGATCGGGTGGTGAGCCTGGCTGAGCGGTTGGGTATCCCGGTGGTGTCGAGCTTCATGGGCCGCGGCACCTTCCCGGACGACCATCCGCGCTTCGCCGGTGTGTACCTCGGACCGGCGTCGATGCCCGGCGTGCGGGAGCTGGTGGAGGAGTCCGATGCGGTGCTGCTGTTGGGCGCCCTGTTGTCCGACACCAACATGGGGGTGCGGTTGTCGGCAATCGACCCGCGGCGTATGGTCTGCGCCGTTTCGCGGCGGGTGGACATCGGATACCACGGCTATCAGGACGTGCCGCTGGAGGATCTGGTCGACGCCCTCCTCGACTCACCGGATCTGCCGCCGCCTCCGGCTCGACCGGCGGAGTTCCACAAGGCGACGGTCGAGACGGCGGTGGGCGCGGCCTCCCGTGAACCCATCCGGGTGGCGGACATGATCTCGGAGATCAACCGCTTCTTTGCCGAGCGCGGCAGCATGCCGTTGGTTACGGACACCGGCGACTGTCTGTTCTGCGCCCACCAGATCGACACCCAGATCGTGCTGTCGTCGGCCTACTACGCGACGATGGGATTCGGCGTGCCGGCGGCCCTCGGCTTCGAAGCGGTGACCGGCGAGCGGCCTTTGATTCTGGTGGGCGACGGAGGCTTTCAGATGACCGGCATGGAGCTGATCCACGCCCTCGCCTGGGACCTGAAGCCAATCGTGGTGCTGATGAACAACAATTCCTGGGAGATGCTCCAGTCCTTCCTGCCCGCCGGCTACAACCACTTGACGGACTGGCGATATGCGGACCTCGCCAGCCTGTGGGGTGCCGCCTCCTGGCGGGTGCGGACCCCGGCGGACCTGCGCCGGGCGCTGCGGGCGGCAAATGGCGAGGAGCGCACGTCGCTGATCGAGGTGGTGCTCGAGAAAGGCGATATTTCGGAGACTCTGTCGGTCTTCACCCGGAGCGTGGGAACCACCCCTCCTCCGAAAGACTGA
- the mtgA gene encoding monofunctional biosynthetic peptidoglycan transglycosylase, producing MNRSKSKKKKKRGRRILVLVGAALALYGLWQLAAWPKVGSLVEKTPTTTAFIERYETNHDAEAQWTPVPYAAISPHLKRAVLVAEDIEFFSHNGFAHREIAAALEQAWQEKAMPRGASTISQQLVKNLYLSPSRNPLRKIKEALLTRQLEGALGKHRILELYLNVVEFGPGIYGAEAAARHYFGMSAAALSPRQGAMLAASLSRPSTWNPSRSSRGYSHRIALIERRMGKAKFLWNEI from the coding sequence GTGAACCGGTCCAAAAGCAAAAAGAAAAAGAAGCGCGGGCGGCGAATCCTCGTCCTCGTCGGCGCAGCCCTTGCGCTCTATGGCCTCTGGCAGCTCGCTGCCTGGCCGAAGGTCGGCTCGCTGGTCGAGAAAACCCCCACCACCACCGCCTTCATCGAGCGCTACGAGACCAACCACGACGCCGAAGCCCAATGGACGCCGGTGCCCTACGCCGCCATCTCGCCCCATTTGAAGCGCGCCGTGCTGGTGGCGGAAGACATCGAGTTCTTCTCCCACAACGGATTCGCTCACCGGGAGATCGCCGCCGCCCTGGAGCAGGCTTGGCAGGAAAAAGCGATGCCGCGCGGCGCCTCCACCATCAGCCAACAACTGGTCAAGAACCTTTACCTCTCCCCCAGCCGCAATCCCCTACGCAAGATCAAAGAGGCGCTGCTGACCCGGCAACTCGAAGGCGCCCTCGGCAAGCACCGCATCTTGGAGCTGTACCTCAATGTGGTGGAGTTCGGGCCGGGCATCTACGGCGCCGAAGCCGCCGCCCGGCACTACTTCGGCATGAGTGCCGCCGCCCTCTCCCCGCGCCAAGGCGCCATGCTCGCCGCCTCCCTCTCGCGCCCCTCCACCTGGAACCCGAGCCGGAGCAGCCGCGGCTACAGCCACCGCATCGCCCTCATCGAGCGACGCATGGGCAAGGCCAAATTCCTGTGGAACGAGATCTGA